In Synechocystis sp. PCC 6714, the following are encoded in one genomic region:
- a CDS encoding FUSC family protein produces the protein MLVKLRQRLAFLLHTNGTIDGGRGIRTFFGMAVPYLTGMALGDPQLGLGIGLASQLILLADVGGLYSVRLKTILGAWIGAAIAMAGGTLVADGWALALGMTGIVLFASGYLAVYGEQGAMVGIVTSFAFLLGSQNASADSFELVSLAIGGLWGLVLAIVIWPFRPNQPLRQIVAKNYIILGNYLKAMAASGFDQDDPKTQPLVVQLRQNLLKSRQVLVESQRGLWGQSKLRELLLVLIEHTERLNKPLMLLNEIMNFHNLPQLQTVEILMEDVLNTLGDISLDLAQMVMGKRSVPNTNRLQLLLQALQQQQTLQRQALKEDFADYNSLATVTQLITHLENLTGQLPKTIQMAQMLQNTRLFPAGDDPQDRREQSQSVAPWWEPLRSNFQPNSPLFRHGLRLSLGGIVGVLIAKIIPIPYGFWIVLTLIFVLKPDFSLTFQRFSNRLLGTLLGVFVMSIALKLIQDPHVLSFMGIVAIAMGVSLLRFHYSFAVFFITAFALILKAISPDVPTEYALVSRLVCTLIGSAIALVLGFSFLRQSEDFRFIQASIKMLSNLEIYFQQLTPALLGQGSINIREAERVRNQTRSAATAMQIALDRLINDPSTPLDRQEPALTMTNYLARLSRGFRVLISHLENSSGSNPPPQIKLFTDQVEESLKNLHLALECQTSPEALPPMAETLKQIRDYHQHYQAQRMAEIGRQQVNTPVRRYLNDFNLVVEECQQIYQRLETLHSAIARFTANEAKPAHGIALKSQPS, from the coding sequence ATGTTGGTTAAGCTCCGTCAACGCCTGGCTTTTCTGCTCCATACCAATGGCACCATCGATGGAGGTAGGGGAATTCGGACTTTTTTCGGCATGGCGGTGCCCTACCTAACGGGTATGGCTTTGGGAGATCCCCAGCTTGGTTTGGGCATTGGCTTAGCTTCCCAATTAATTCTGCTCGCGGACGTGGGAGGGCTTTATTCCGTTCGTTTAAAAACCATTCTTGGGGCCTGGATCGGGGCGGCGATCGCCATGGCCGGGGGAACTCTGGTGGCCGATGGTTGGGCTTTGGCCTTGGGCATGACAGGCATAGTTTTGTTTGCTTCGGGTTATCTGGCGGTGTACGGGGAACAGGGAGCCATGGTGGGGATTGTCACCAGTTTTGCTTTTCTGTTGGGTTCCCAAAATGCCAGTGCCGATTCTTTTGAATTAGTTTCCCTGGCGATCGGTGGACTATGGGGTTTGGTCTTAGCCATTGTCATTTGGCCTTTTCGCCCCAATCAACCCCTGCGGCAAATAGTGGCCAAGAACTACATCATTCTCGGTAATTATCTCAAAGCCATGGCTGCATCCGGCTTCGACCAGGATGACCCCAAAACCCAGCCACTGGTGGTGCAATTGCGGCAAAATCTGTTGAAATCAAGGCAAGTTTTGGTGGAGAGCCAACGGGGTCTGTGGGGCCAGAGCAAATTACGGGAATTGTTGCTAGTACTGATTGAACATACGGAGCGTTTGAATAAGCCCCTAATGTTACTGAATGAGATTATGAATTTCCATAATCTACCCCAACTGCAAACGGTGGAAATTTTGATGGAGGATGTGCTTAATACCCTGGGGGATATCTCCCTGGATTTAGCCCAGATGGTGATGGGGAAACGGTCTGTTCCCAACACAAATCGTTTGCAACTATTGTTACAAGCTCTGCAACAACAACAAACATTACAACGGCAAGCCCTTAAGGAAGATTTTGCTGACTATAACAGCCTAGCCACGGTCACTCAACTAATTACCCATTTGGAAAATCTTACGGGTCAATTACCAAAGACCATTCAAATGGCCCAAATGTTACAAAATACCCGACTTTTTCCCGCTGGTGATGACCCCCAGGACCGAAGGGAACAGAGCCAATCCGTTGCTCCTTGGTGGGAACCCCTGAGGAGTAATTTCCAGCCCAATTCTCCTCTGTTTCGCCATGGTTTAAGGTTAAGTTTAGGCGGCATAGTGGGAGTGTTGATTGCCAAGATTATTCCTATCCCCTATGGTTTTTGGATTGTTTTAACCTTAATTTTTGTGCTCAAACCGGATTTCAGTTTAACTTTCCAACGTTTCTCCAATCGTTTGCTGGGAACCCTGTTGGGAGTGTTTGTCATGTCCATTGCCCTCAAACTAATCCAAGATCCCCATGTGCTCAGTTTCATGGGCATTGTGGCGATCGCCATGGGAGTTTCCCTTTTGAGATTCCATTACAGCTTCGCGGTGTTTTTCATTACAGCTTTTGCGTTGATTCTCAAAGCCATTTCCCCCGACGTACCCACGGAATATGCCCTAGTATCTCGTTTGGTATGTACCCTCATTGGCAGTGCCATTGCCCTAGTGTTGGGATTTAGTTTTTTGCGACAGTCGGAGGATTTTCGCTTTATCCAGGCCAGCATTAAAATGCTCAGCAATCTGGAAATTTATTTTCAACAATTGACCCCAGCCCTATTGGGGCAAGGCTCCATTAACATCAGGGAAGCGGAAAGAGTCCGCAATCAAACCCGTTCAGCCGCCACTGCGATGCAAATTGCCCTGGATCGTTTAATTAATGATCCCAGTACGCCCTTGGATAGGCAGGAACCGGCCTTGACCATGACCAACTATCTGGCTCGGTTGAGCAGGGGCTTTCGGGTTCTGATCAGTCATTTGGAAAATAGCTCTGGCAGTAATCCTCCGCCGCAAATTAAGTTGTTCACAGACCAGGTGGAGGAAAGTTTGAAAAATCTACACCTTGCCCTGGAATGTCAAACATCGCCGGAGGCTCTACCTCCCATGGCGGAAACATTGAAACAAATCCGGGACTATCACCAACACTACCAAGCCCAAAGAATGGCGGAAATTGGTCGGCAGCAGGTCAACACCCCCGTCCGCCGTTATCTCAATGATTTCAACCTTGTGGTGGAAGAATGTCAACAAATTTACCAACGCTTAGAAACTCTCCACTCGGCGATCGCCAGATTTACCGCCAATGAAGCCAAACCCGCCCATGGGATCGCACTGAAAAGTCAGCCGAGCTGA